The following proteins are co-located in the Ficedula albicollis isolate OC2 chromosome 27, FicAlb1.5, whole genome shotgun sequence genome:
- the STAT3 gene encoding signal transducer and activator of transcription 3 isoform X1, which yields MAQWNQLQQLDTRYLEQLHQLYSDSFPMELRQFLAPWIESQDWAYAASKESHATLVFHNLLGEIDQQYSRFLQESNVLYQHNLRRIKQFLQSRYLEKPMEIARIVARCLWEESRLLQTAATAAQQGGQATHPTAAVVTEKQQMLEQHLQDVRKRVQDLEQKMKVVENLQDDFDFNYKTLKSQGDMQDLNGNSQSVTRQKMQQLEQMLTALDQMRRGIVSELAGLLSAMEYVQKMLADEELADWKRRQQIACIGGPPNICLDRLENWITSLAESQLQTRQQIKKLEELQQKVSYKGDPIVQHRPMLEERIVELFRNLMKSAFVVERQPCMPMHPDRPLVIKTGVQFTTKVRLLVKFPELNYQLKIKVCIDKDSGDVAALRGSRKFNILGTNTKVMNMEESNNGSLSAEFKHLTLREQRCGNGGRANCDASLIVTEELHLITFETEVYHQGLKIDLETHSLPVVVISNICQMPNAWASILWYNMLTNNPKNVNFFTKPPIGTWDQVAEVLSWQFSSTTKRGLSIEQLTTLAEKLLGPGVNYSGCQITWAKFCKENMAGKGFSFWVWLDNIIDLVKKYILALWNEGYIMGFISKERERAILSTKPPGTFLLRFSESSKEGGITFTWVEKDISGKTQIQSVEPYTKQQLNNMSFAEIIMGYKIMDATNILVSPLVYLYPDIPKEEAFGKYCRSESQEHSEATDSGSAAPYLKTKFICVTPTSFSNTIDLPMSPRTLDSLMQFGSGSEGAESGAGGQFESLTFDMELTPECASSPM from the exons ATGGCGCAGTGgaaccagctgcagcagctcgACACACggtacctggagcagctccaccagCTCTACAGTGACAGCTTCCCCATGGAGCTCCGGCAGTTCCTGGCCCCGTGGATTGAAAGCCAGGACTG GGCATATGCTGCCAGCAAGGAGTCGCACGCCACGCTGGTGTTCCACAACCTGCTGGGGGAGATCGACCAGCAGTACAGCCGCTTTCTGCAGGAGTCCAATGTCCTGTACCAGCACAACCTGCGCCGCATCAAGCAGTTCCTGCAG AGCAGATACCTAGAGAAGCCGATGGAAATAGCCCGCATCGTGGCTCGCTGCCTCTGGGAAGAGTCCCGGCTCCTGCAGACAGCTGCCACCGCAGCCCAG CAAGGGGGACAGGCAACACATCCAACAGCAGCTGTGGtgacagagaagcagcagatgctggagcagcacctgcaggatgTCAGGAAGAGGGTGCAG GATCTGGAGCAGAAGATGAAAGTGGTGGAGAATCTCCAGGATGACTTTGATTTTAACTACAAGACTTTGAAAAGCCAAGGAG ACATGCAGGACCTGAACGGGAACAGCCAGTCAGTGACCAGGCAGAagatgcagcagctggagcaaatGCTGACAGCACTGGACCAGATGCGCAGG GGCATAGTGAGCgagctggctgggctgctgtCAGCCATGGAATATGTGCAGAAGATGCTGGCAGATGAGGAACTGGCAGATTGGAAGAGACGGCAGCAGATTGCCTGCATTGGTGGCCCACCCAACATCTGCCTGGACCGGCTGGAGAACTG GATAACCTCTCTCGCCGAATCGCAGCTACAGACCCGGCAGCAGATCAAGAAGTTGGAAGAACTGCAGCAGAAAGTGTCCTATAAGGGTGACCCAATCGTCCAGCACCGGCCCATGCTGGAGGAGCGGATTGTGGAGCTGTTCAGGAACCTGATGAAAAG TGCTTTTGTTGTGGAGAGGCAGCCTTGCATGCCCATGCACCCAGACCGGCCCCTGGTCATCAAGACAGGTGTGCAATTCACCACCAAAGTCAG GTTGTTGGTCAAGTTTCCAGAGCTGAACTATCAGCTGAAAATCAAAGTCTGCATTGACAA GGACTCTGGCGACGTTGCAGCGCTTCGAGG gTCCCGAAAGTTTAACATCCTGGGGACCAACACCAAGGTCATGAACATGGAGGAGTCGAACAATGGCAGCCTGTCAGCAGAGTTCAAGCACCTG ACCCTGCGGGAGCAGCGGTGTGGGAATGGAGGCCGAGCCAACTGTGAT GCCTCGCTGATAGTCACTGAGGAGCTGCACCTCATCACTTTTGAGACAGAGGTGTATCACCAGGGGCTGAAGATCGACCTGGAG ACCCACTCGCTGCCTGTGGTGGTCATCTCCAACATCTGCCAGATGCCCAATGCCTGGGCATCCATCCTGTGGTACAACATGCTGACCAACAACCCCAAG AACGTGAATTTCTTCACTAAGCCACCCATTGGGACCTGGGACCAGGtggcagaggtgctgagctggcagTTCTCCTCCACCACTAAGCGTGGGCTCAGCATCGAGCAGCTGACCACGCTGGCAGAAAAACTGCTGG GACCAGGTGTGAATTACTCTGGCTGTCAGATCACCTGGGCCAAGTTCTGCAAG GAGAACATGGCTGGCAAAGGCTTCTCTTTCTGGGTCTGGCTGGACAACATCATTGACTTGGTGAAGAAGTACATCCTGGCACTGTGGAACGAAGG gTACATCATGGGGTTCATCAGCAAGGAGCGGGAGCGAGCCATCCTGAGCACCAAGCCCCCAGGGACCTTTCTGCTGCGCTTCAGTGAGAGCAGCAAGGAAGGTGGCATCACCTTCACGTGGGTGGAGAAGGACATCAGTG GGAAGACACAAATCCAGTCGGTGGAGCCTTacaccaagcagcagctgaacaacATGTCGTTTGCGGAGATCATCATGGGCTACAAAATCATGGATGCCACCAACATCCTGGTGTCCCCGCTGGTGTACCTGTACCCAGACATCCCCAAGGAGGAGGCTTTTGGAAAGTACTGCCGCTCTGAGAGCCAGGAACACTCGGAAGCGACGGACTCAGGTA GTGCAGCTCCGTACCTGAAGACCAAGTTCATCTGTGTCACCCC CACCTCCTTCAGCAACACCATTGACCTGCCCATGTCCCCGCGCACCCTGGACTCGCTGATGCAGTTCGGCAGCGGCAGCGAGGGCGCGGAGAGCGGCGCGGGCGGGCAGTTCG AGTCGCTGACCTTCGACATGGAGCTGACCCCTGAGTGCGCGTCCTCGCCCATGTGA
- the STAT3 gene encoding signal transducer and activator of transcription 3 isoform X2, which produces MAQWNQLQQLDTRYLEQLHQLYSDSFPMELRQFLAPWIESQDWAYAASKESHATLVFHNLLGEIDQQYSRFLQESNVLYQHNLRRIKQFLQSRYLEKPMEIARIVARCLWEESRLLQTAATAAQQGGQATHPTAAVVTEKQQMLEQHLQDVRKRVQDLEQKMKVVENLQDDFDFNYKTLKSQGDMQDLNGNSQSVTRQKMQQLEQMLTALDQMRRGIVSELAGLLSAMEYVQKMLADEELADWKRRQQIACIGGPPNICLDRLENWITSLAESQLQTRQQIKKLEELQQKVSYKGDPIVQHRPMLEERIVELFRNLMKSAFVVERQPCMPMHPDRPLVIKTGVQFTTKVRLLVKFPELNYQLKIKVCIDKDSGDVAALRGSRKFNILGTNTKVMNMEESNNGSLSAEFKHLTLREQRCGNGGRANCDASLIVTEELHLITFETEVYHQGLKIDLETHSLPVVVISNICQMPNAWASILWYNMLTNNPKNVNFFTKPPIGTWDQVAEVLSWQFSSTTKRGLSIEQLTTLAEKLLGPGVNYSGCQITWAKFCKENMAGKGFSFWVWLDNIIDLVKKYILALWNEGYIMGFISKERERAILSTKPPGTFLLRFSESSKEGGITFTWVEKDISGKTQIQSVEPYTKQQLNNMSFAEIIMGYKIMDATNILVSPLVYLYPDIPKEEAFGKYCRSESQEHSEATDSGAAPYLKTKFICVTPTSFSNTIDLPMSPRTLDSLMQFGSGSEGAESGAGGQFESLTFDMELTPECASSPM; this is translated from the exons ATGGCGCAGTGgaaccagctgcagcagctcgACACACggtacctggagcagctccaccagCTCTACAGTGACAGCTTCCCCATGGAGCTCCGGCAGTTCCTGGCCCCGTGGATTGAAAGCCAGGACTG GGCATATGCTGCCAGCAAGGAGTCGCACGCCACGCTGGTGTTCCACAACCTGCTGGGGGAGATCGACCAGCAGTACAGCCGCTTTCTGCAGGAGTCCAATGTCCTGTACCAGCACAACCTGCGCCGCATCAAGCAGTTCCTGCAG AGCAGATACCTAGAGAAGCCGATGGAAATAGCCCGCATCGTGGCTCGCTGCCTCTGGGAAGAGTCCCGGCTCCTGCAGACAGCTGCCACCGCAGCCCAG CAAGGGGGACAGGCAACACATCCAACAGCAGCTGTGGtgacagagaagcagcagatgctggagcagcacctgcaggatgTCAGGAAGAGGGTGCAG GATCTGGAGCAGAAGATGAAAGTGGTGGAGAATCTCCAGGATGACTTTGATTTTAACTACAAGACTTTGAAAAGCCAAGGAG ACATGCAGGACCTGAACGGGAACAGCCAGTCAGTGACCAGGCAGAagatgcagcagctggagcaaatGCTGACAGCACTGGACCAGATGCGCAGG GGCATAGTGAGCgagctggctgggctgctgtCAGCCATGGAATATGTGCAGAAGATGCTGGCAGATGAGGAACTGGCAGATTGGAAGAGACGGCAGCAGATTGCCTGCATTGGTGGCCCACCCAACATCTGCCTGGACCGGCTGGAGAACTG GATAACCTCTCTCGCCGAATCGCAGCTACAGACCCGGCAGCAGATCAAGAAGTTGGAAGAACTGCAGCAGAAAGTGTCCTATAAGGGTGACCCAATCGTCCAGCACCGGCCCATGCTGGAGGAGCGGATTGTGGAGCTGTTCAGGAACCTGATGAAAAG TGCTTTTGTTGTGGAGAGGCAGCCTTGCATGCCCATGCACCCAGACCGGCCCCTGGTCATCAAGACAGGTGTGCAATTCACCACCAAAGTCAG GTTGTTGGTCAAGTTTCCAGAGCTGAACTATCAGCTGAAAATCAAAGTCTGCATTGACAA GGACTCTGGCGACGTTGCAGCGCTTCGAGG gTCCCGAAAGTTTAACATCCTGGGGACCAACACCAAGGTCATGAACATGGAGGAGTCGAACAATGGCAGCCTGTCAGCAGAGTTCAAGCACCTG ACCCTGCGGGAGCAGCGGTGTGGGAATGGAGGCCGAGCCAACTGTGAT GCCTCGCTGATAGTCACTGAGGAGCTGCACCTCATCACTTTTGAGACAGAGGTGTATCACCAGGGGCTGAAGATCGACCTGGAG ACCCACTCGCTGCCTGTGGTGGTCATCTCCAACATCTGCCAGATGCCCAATGCCTGGGCATCCATCCTGTGGTACAACATGCTGACCAACAACCCCAAG AACGTGAATTTCTTCACTAAGCCACCCATTGGGACCTGGGACCAGGtggcagaggtgctgagctggcagTTCTCCTCCACCACTAAGCGTGGGCTCAGCATCGAGCAGCTGACCACGCTGGCAGAAAAACTGCTGG GACCAGGTGTGAATTACTCTGGCTGTCAGATCACCTGGGCCAAGTTCTGCAAG GAGAACATGGCTGGCAAAGGCTTCTCTTTCTGGGTCTGGCTGGACAACATCATTGACTTGGTGAAGAAGTACATCCTGGCACTGTGGAACGAAGG gTACATCATGGGGTTCATCAGCAAGGAGCGGGAGCGAGCCATCCTGAGCACCAAGCCCCCAGGGACCTTTCTGCTGCGCTTCAGTGAGAGCAGCAAGGAAGGTGGCATCACCTTCACGTGGGTGGAGAAGGACATCAGTG GGAAGACACAAATCCAGTCGGTGGAGCCTTacaccaagcagcagctgaacaacATGTCGTTTGCGGAGATCATCATGGGCTACAAAATCATGGATGCCACCAACATCCTGGTGTCCCCGCTGGTGTACCTGTACCCAGACATCCCCAAGGAGGAGGCTTTTGGAAAGTACTGCCGCTCTGAGAGCCAGGAACACTCGGAAGCGACGGACTCAG GTGCAGCTCCGTACCTGAAGACCAAGTTCATCTGTGTCACCCC CACCTCCTTCAGCAACACCATTGACCTGCCCATGTCCCCGCGCACCCTGGACTCGCTGATGCAGTTCGGCAGCGGCAGCGAGGGCGCGGAGAGCGGCGCGGGCGGGCAGTTCG AGTCGCTGACCTTCGACATGGAGCTGACCCCTGAGTGCGCGTCCTCGCCCATGTGA